The genomic interval CGAGCCGGAGCGATCGATCGCCAGGCTGAGGTTAAGCGGTACGCGATCGGTCTTGAGGGTGACGGCTGGGGGTGTGATGCGCACCAGCACGTCGAGGGTCATGGGTTGCTGAGTAACGATCCCCCCATGGAGCGGAATCAGTTCGACGGTGGGCAGGGCGGGTTTGGCTTGGGTCATGGTGGCCTCTGAGTGGATTTAAGGTGGGCGAGATGGTCAGCGATGAGCTGGAGCAGGCTGTCCCGCTCGTGGGCAGTGGCGGGTGCTACAAAGTCTTGGCGGACGTGGAGTTCTAAACCGTCGAGAATCTCTAGACGAGTCCAGGTTTGGGGGGTAGATGTCGATGGGGTGGCGGGTGGCGGGGCAGGTGCCGCCAGGGGAGCCTGCATCGCTGGACTGGCAGAACGCTTGACCGAACGATCTGATGGAGAGAATTCCCTGCGGTCCCGAATTTGAGACAAAAACGCCAGCGCCGGGTTCGCCGCCTCCACCGTCAGCTGCACACCGCCTTGCAGAATGTCTTCTAGCGCCGTGTCAGCCTGACCGCCAATTAGGCTGCCGATGGAACTAGCGCTGTAGCCTTCCGCCAGTAGACGGCGCAGCACCAGCAATTGGAGTAGATGTCGGTAGGTGTACCGAGCTTCGCGCCCCTGCTTGAGGGGCTTGTCTAACCATCCCTGAGTGGTGTAGTAACGCACCAGCCGAGGGTTCACCGGTTCTTGCCCACGATTTCCAGAACTCTGGTCGGGCAAAAACTGGGGTAGCAGGTCGTTGGTCACCTCAACGAAGCGATCTAAGACCATCTCGGGCTGTTGCTGGGCAATCTGTTGCAACATGCTCATAGGCCCATAATAGACACTTGCAAATTAAACTGTCAATATCATCTTGAACTGCAATTATCCCTATGGCATCTCCTGTTGTCCTGATTACCGGCTGTTCGTCAGGTATTGGTCAAGCGCTTTGCCAAGCCTTCCATCGACGAGGCTGTCGGGTGGTCGCGACAGCCAGACGGTTAGAGACCCTGGATAGCCTGAAGGCCCACAGCATTATGACCTTGCCTTTGGATGTGACGGACTCGGCAGGCATTCAACAAGTGATTGCGACCGTAGTAGCTCAGGAGGGGCGCATTGACCTGCTGGTCAACAATGCGGGCTTCGGGCAGTTTGGCCCGTTGCTGGATCTCAGCCCAGCTCAGATCCAGGCCCAGTTTCAGACCAATGTATTGGCTCCCCTGGAACTGGTGCAGCAGGTGGCTCCGGTGATGAAACGGCAGCGATCGGGCGTCATCGTCAACATCGGCAGCATTTCGGGCGTGGTGACAACGCCCTTTGCGGGGGCTTACTGTGCCTCGAAGGCGGCATTGCACAGTCTGTCCGAGGCACTACGGATGGAGTTGGCCCCCTTTGGCATTCATGTAGTCACGGTACAGCCGGGCGCGATTCAGTCGAACTTTGGCCACATTGCTGAAGAGGGATTGGCAGAAGTGCTCTCGCCGGAGTCGTGGTATGCACCGCTGGAGTCCAGGATTCGGGCCAGGGCGGTGCTGTCTCAGACTCAGGCCACGCCAGCAGACGCGTTTGCGGAGCAGCTCGTCGCGGCGATAATGAGGCCGCAGCCGCCAATGACAATTCGATTAGGGAAAAAGAGTCGATGGTTGCCGTTGCTTAAGCAGGTGTTGCCGCCCAGGCTGATGGAGTTTTTGCTCAAACGACAGTTTGGGCTCACGCAAGTCTTGCGATGAAGAGAATGCGCCCTGCTATTGCTTTGCTCCTGGCATCTGGCTACCACAAGCCGATCAATCATCTGCTTGAAGCCTTTCGATGTGGCACTCATAGCCCTCTCCGAGCGCCCTGCGCCAGCATTGCAGTACTCCCTCCGAATCATCTGTAAATTGCACGATCAGCAATTCAGTAACAGCTCGGCGATCAGGCACGCTACCCTGAGGATGCGACCAATTCGTTCGCCTCAGCACCGCTTTGACTCGCGCTAAGGTTCTCCATCCACACTGGGGCGCAGGCGAAAAGCTCTCCCACACCTCGGAAATCAGCGACACTGCATCCGGGGATAGGGTCTCTGGGCACAGCGATTCCGGCAACCCAATCGCCGTCGTCAACTGTTCATCCGACCACCAGGCCCACCACTCTTCCCGGTGCAAGAGTTGTACCTCCTCAGCCTGCCGAATCTCTGCCCAGGGCGTTCCGTCCAACGCAGCTAGACGAAGCGCCTCAGTCCAAGTCACCGCAACGTAGCGGCGCGTCATAAATCGAGCCATGATGCCCCTACCCCGCTACCGCCCTACCCAGAACAACAGCAACGAGATCGGGAACGCCTCCCAATGCCTTGCCCCCAAAGCGTCGATTCAAGAACCTTTTCATGCCAGCCCAGCAATCCTGAACATAACGATGGTCTGGTGATGTGAATCGCGCCTGCCTGGGGGCGAACAGAGCTTCACGACACTACTCGGTTTTTTGAGTAGCAAATATCACCAGTACACCATCTGTACGGAGTTGCCGCGCTAAATCCGGAAGAAAAAGAAAACCTGTGGCGAGGTTTACCCAATCAATTCGGGCGGCCTTCAATATCGGCTTCCATCAGCGCTATCGCTCGCTCATAAATCCTTAAACCCAGCAGTACCAGTCGCACCAGCATTTGGTCAGGATTGCGCTGACTCGCCGCCGCCAACTCCATAATCCGCTCTGTTGGGATATGTTCATGGAACAGAATCAAGTTAGCCTCCAGTTCATGAACCAGAGGGCGGCGGTGCTTTTGGGCACTTTCCCGCAGAACTTGTCCTGCCTCACTGGTGAGCAACAGTTCCAGGATTTCGGCGATGAAGGGAGACCGTTTTCGATTGCCTTCCACCGCACATTGCGCCTCAATCGCCTCCATCAGTTCCGTCGTCATGTACAACGTAGGACGACATCCTACTTCCGAAGATTCTGACGGTGATTTGTCTTGGGGCGTAGAGGACTTGACCATAGGAGTGACAGGAGTGAGACCAACTGACGCTATCCTAGCCTCCCCTTCGGGCGAACGAAACGTTGAAATGTCATAGCTTTACAGAAATCTGAGGTAGATCGGTAGAAGGGTCCTCCGCCTTACAGGATTTTGACCGGTAAATTCATACTCTGCTTGGCAACCAACACTGAGTCTCAACGAGATAGCTATATCTTAGTTGGCACAGTCATATGCCTTCAAAAGCTGTAAAGCATTGGCTTCAGGAGACTTTAGGCTTTTTTGGACATTGTTAGCTCTCTTGAGCCATGGCCATCATCTCTTTGTAAACAAAATCTAAAACCTACTTTACTTTCTAAGATTCATACCTCAGTATGGCTTCTAACACTTTCAATGTGAAAGTTCAGCGAAGATTGAGTCGTCAATCTTGAGTTCCTGATGAAGTTCCGTGCTTGACCTACAGATGGCGAGACCAACGATCTGCCGCCCATAGTTGAAAATCGTCCTACTCAATCTGTTCAGGGAGCAATCTACCTACGTCCTCATTGCTTGGAGTAGGAGATATGAATCTTGTATCTAACCGCCTGGGGTATCTACGACCTCTAGTTCAACGCAGCCGTAAGACTCTTTCTAGGGCTGGAAACCAACTAACTCACTTCAAATTTCGTGGCCTCAGCGGATGGACGCTGTTGGGCCTAGCCGCCGGAATCCTGCTATTCATCAGCATAACCAGCCACGCCAACCCAGCCATGGCCCAGCTCTTTGACACTGTCGAAGGTGAGGCCCAGAACATCTTCGGGCAATACCTGGATGGCGACATCATCAGCTTTATGTTTGGCCTGCTGCGCCTGGTGGTGTGGGTCTCAGCAGTGGGTTTTGTGTTCTTTGCGGTTTATCAGGCGCAACGGGGCGAACAGTGGCAACCGCTGCTGCAAAACGCCTTCATCATCATTGCCGCCGTCGTCATCGTCGAAGGCCTGAGCCGCCTGTTCTTCGGAGCCTGAGATGAGCGACGACTCGCGCCTGTACTGCCCGGTCAATCCGAGTCTGGGCCGACAGCCTTCCCTTGGCCCTATCCCCGCCAACCTGCTCGCCCCCTCGGGCGGCATCTTCGTCGGCTTTTATATCTTGATTGAAGTGCTACTTGGACTGGGATTTGTCCCATTCCTGCTGCTCAGCACCTGGGGCATTTCCACCTGGTGGGTGGTAGTCGGCGAAAAGACCTGGCTCTTTACCCACAAGTTTGTGCCTGTGCCCGATTGGAAACGGGGCCATGTGCCCTATCAGCGTCATTTATCCAACCATTATGAGTAAACCAAGGCTTGGAACGCAACGCTACCGCTTTCGCCCCTTTGAAGATGAAGCGCACCTGGAATGTCTCTGCCGACTGAACCTGCGGGGCCGCAATGTCGGAGCCTATCTGCTCAAGCACCAGCGACAGTACAGCCTGGTGTTTGGCTTTCGCAGCCGTGGGATTCACACCCAGCTGCAGTCGGGGCAGGCAGAACCGACATTGAAGCGACTCGAAGATGGGTTGAAGGGGTTTCGACCGGGCGATCGGCTGCGGATTCACTGGCGCTCGTTTGCCGATGATCGCGATCGCCAACAGTCCCTCGAAACCCTGATTCAGTTCACCGCTACCCTGGAAAGTCAGTTCTTGCTGCTGGCGCAACAACGCGCTACCCGCGATTTAACCACCGAGAAACAGCGTCAGCCCAAACAGCTTTATCTCTTCGCTACTTACCCCCTTGGGTCAGGGCAAGAGCAAAGCGCTGATCATGTTGAGAAGCTGCTGGCCTGGGTGGTGGCCCAGTACGATACCTTCAAGGGGTTGAAGGAGCAGAACCAGCAGCAGTCCTACGTGCAGCTTTTAACCCAGGGCTTCACCGACGGCTACCTGCATTGGGAGCAGCAGCTCAATGCCCGCATGGGTCTTCAAGTCACGCCCATGGGAACCGAGGACTTGTGGCAGTACCTCTGGACTCAGTTCAACTCAACGACAGCCCCCCCTGTCCCACAATGTTTAGAGCTGAGCGACGACGACGGCGATGTAAAGCTCAGTGAACTGATCTACGATCCGCTGCACGCCACGTCCCGCTTGATTCGCGGAGAAAATGGCCAACCCAGCCATCCCAAGGCTGACCGCCAGTGGGTGCAGGTGAAGGGGAAATTCGTGGGAGCCGTAGTGCTGGAATCTAAACCCGCCGGATTCACAACCCCCGAGCACCAGCTCTACTACCTCTGGCAAGCCCTGGCTCAGTTCCCCGATTGCGAATGCGTCTGCGAACTCGCTGCCGCAGACCGGATGATGACCCGCGTCACCCTGCAACGACTGACCAAGCAAAGCGTCACCGCCACCTTCCGCGCCAACCTGCTGCGAGATGTGGATGTGGCCTCCCAGATGCGGATGAAGCAGGGAGTGGAAGCTCAGGAGCGGATCTATGAGGGTGCCCTGCCCATCTGGGTCAGCGGTCTGGTGCTTCTCCACCGCGATAGTCCCGAATCGCTAGCGGAAGCCTGCCAGAAACTGACCAACGCCTTCCATCAGGGCGACTTTATCCGCGAGACCGAAATTGCCTGGCAGTTGTGGCTCAGGGCATTGCCAATTGTGGGCGATCGCTTGATCGACGATGGTCGCAGGCAAATGTACCTGACTAACGAAGCCCCCGGACTGATGCCAGTGGCTTGCCCTCGCACTATCGACAACCGGGGCATCGAGCTGATCACCCGCGACGGTCAGATGCCGGTTTACCTGGACTTTGTCAATCAGCACCGGGGGATGCTGATTTTCGGGGAGACCCGCAGTGGCAAGTCGGTACTGGCGGCGGAAATCTTTGTGTGGGCGATCGCCAACGGCATGAACGTCATCTCCCTGGACTATCCCAAACCCGACGGCACCACCACCTATACCGACCTGGTGAAGTTCTTCGGCGACCAGGGAGCCTATTTTGACATTGGCTCCGAGAGCAACAACTTGTTTCAGATTCCTGACCTGCGCAACTTACCGGATAATCAGCGGCAAGAGCGCCTGGACGACTATAAGGAGTTCCTGGTCAAAGCCCTCGACACTATGGTGATGGGCACCGAGACCGATAACCAATTGGGCAAACGGGTCCACACGGTGCTCTGGCAAGCGCTGTCCACCTTTTTTGAAACTCCCCAAATTCTGGCTCGCTATGATGCCGCCTTTGAGGATGGCTTTGGAAGTTCTGCCTGGCAGCGAATGCCGACGCTGGCTGATTTTGTGGAGACGGTGGTTCATTTAGATCTAGAAGTAGAATCCGCTTTGCTCAATGAAGCTGTCGCCACCATCCTGCTGGAGCTGCGGGGCTGGCTCTCCAGCCGAGTCGGCAAAGCCATCTCCCAACCTTCCACCATTCGCACCGATGCCCGGCTCACCGTCTTTGCCCTCCGCAACGTCGGCGACAACATCGAAGCGGCGGTGCTGGCCCTCTCGGCACAATCGATGGCCTTCCGCCGAGCCCTGGAAGTCTCCGACTCCCTGCTGGCGATCGATGAAAGCCCAATTCTGTTCAAGTACAACGGCATCGCCCAGATCATTGGCCAGGTCTGCGCCAACGGGGCCAAGTCCGGCATCCGCCCCCTGATCATCGGCCAGGACCCTGACACCATTGCCCAATCCGTCGCCGGGTCGCAGATCCTGCAAAACCTCAACACCCGGCTGGTCGGGGCCATCCAGCCCAACGCCCTGCCCTCCTACCAGCGCCTCTTCGGCTACGACCCCAGCCTCTTGCGACCCAATACCGAAGAGTCCTTCCGCATCAGCCCTGGTCGGCTCTGTTCCCACTGGCTGCTCGATGCCGATGCCAGGCTTACCCCCTGCGCCCACTACCCGTCTCCCGAACTGCTGGGGGCAGTAGCCAATAATCCCAAAGAACAGCGGGCACGCCAGCGGGTGCTGAGTCAGCATCCCAACAAGTTTGCTGGGTATGCCGCCTTTGCTAAAGCCTACGTTCAGGCGCTACGCAGTGGTCAGTCCCTCGACACCATTGCGCCCGCCACCCCTCAGTTTGAACTGATCCACTCAACGGCTGAGTTATCTCCTAACGGTCATCAGCCCCAATCATCAACCCCTCGGAGGTCATCATGACGACTCAATCAAAACGTCAACGAATTCGGTATCGCCTTATCCTCGGCACCAGCCTTGGTCTGGGTCTACTCGGCATCGGCACCGCTCGTGCCTCTCTCCAGCCCGGCGGCTGGGGCCAGCAGTGGCAGGACTGGGCGACAGAAAATCTATCCAATCCTTTAGAAGATATCCTGGCTCAAATCGAGGAAACCACAGCCTTAGCCGAAGAGACACTTCAGAATGTCTTGGGCGACCAGTGGGAAGCCCTGAAATCCGCCTTAGGCAGCAACCTGCCCGACCCTAGCCGGGTACGGATGGACGAGGTAGTGCCGATTCAAAGCATCCTCGGCACTGACCCCACCACCCAACAGCGAGAGCTGGCCAACCGCTATGACCAGGAAGTGGCTCGCTCGATGGCCTCGCCCTGGCTGGGCGACCAGGGTCAAACCCGGCTCTCCAATCAAGCCGAACAAACCACGACTCTTTTGGAAGGGAGTCAGGCGCGCACCCAGGAGGTGCA from Leptolyngbya sp. KIOST-1 carries:
- a CDS encoding MerR family transcriptional regulator, encoding MSMLQQIAQQQPEMVLDRFVEVTNDLLPQFLPDQSSGNRGQEPVNPRLVRYYTTQGWLDKPLKQGREARYTYRHLLQLLVLRRLLAEGYSASSIGSLIGGQADTALEDILQGGVQLTVEAANPALAFLSQIRDRREFSPSDRSVKRSASPAMQAPLAAPAPPPATPSTSTPQTWTRLEILDGLELHVRQDFVAPATAHERDSLLQLIADHLAHLKSTQRPP
- a CDS encoding SDR family oxidoreductase, with amino-acid sequence MASPVVLITGCSSGIGQALCQAFHRRGCRVVATARRLETLDSLKAHSIMTLPLDVTDSAGIQQVIATVVAQEGRIDLLVNNAGFGQFGPLLDLSPAQIQAQFQTNVLAPLELVQQVAPVMKRQRSGVIVNIGSISGVVTTPFAGAYCASKAALHSLSEALRMELAPFGIHVVTVQPGAIQSNFGHIAEEGLAEVLSPESWYAPLESRIRARAVLSQTQATPADAFAEQLVAAIMRPQPPMTIRLGKKSRWLPLLKQVLPPRLMEFLLKRQFGLTQVLR